TCAGCAAGCTCTGGAACAAAGCTCTCAGGAGGAGCACCATGAAGTTCTTTGGAAAAATTAGTGATGCTTTTAGTTGTCTCTAATCGGGACCCGCTCTTCCTTATTGAAACTTGACCTTCTGCGAAAATCTTGCAAGGATTACAATGGAAGTCAAATATTTTCAAGGGGTACTACCACAAAAACCAAGTCAAATACTTCTTTTCAAGAATAATTAAGACATAAAAGTCAACACCTTTCTTCCATCTTTTGTATCATTTTCATATCCAAATTCCAATATAGCTGATTGAAAAGCCTCAAACTTTTAAAAAATCCATTTAAGGTGATCCATATTCCATAAAAGTTTCAAGGTCTAACTGATGACATGGCACTTGATGGGGTACTACCACAAAATCAAGCCAAATACTTCTTCTTTTCAAGAATGATTATGTCATAAAAGTTAACACCTTTTTCCATCTTTTGTAGCATTTCATATCAAAATTCCAATATAGTTGATAGAAAAGCCTCAAACTTCTAAAAAAATCCATTCAAGATGATCCATATTTTATAAAAGTTACAAAGTCTTAATGATGACATGACACTTAATGGGGTAACTTTGACCAAGTCGACATCTTTTAACATGGTAAATTTGGTCAGGTGAAATGAATCAATAAATCTTGAAGTAAAGTTGGGTAATTTTTATGCAATTAAGATCAAAATTGagcattaacttaaaaagaaacagaATTTACCTGCATCCTGAAGTGAACGAATAAAAAACATAACTTTTTCATCACGACCGAATTCAGAAGCAAACTTATCTTCTTTCTCCCCAACTACAAATGACTTGACAGCAGATAAGCTCAAACCCGATCTCTCCTTCACCGGTGAAGAATCTCTTGATGATATCATAAGATCCTTCATCGACTTTATTACTTTTGTAGTCCTGCAGTTGATGATAACAAAACAGAACTAAAGTATTGCTTAATAATTCAAATTTTAGCAAAGGATAGATGAAATCTAACGAAAATAACTTACTCAACACCTATGGCCAACTGTTTTAGCACTGATGCTGAGGGTATGATATCGTTATTTATATCATTAGACGTAGGTGAATCCACGTCCTTTTCCTGTAATATATGAAAATTGTCATAAAATAATGAAAACATTTTAAGATCATACATGGTATAAAGATCATAAaaacaataacaatgataacttTGTGAACGTTACCTTAAAAATAGGAGTCCTGTTTGATAGGTATATGTTTCCATCGAATATAGTAAACGACATTTTTGTATTTTCGTTTTTATTATCTCCCTGGACTCCCTTTATTCTTAAATCTTACGTTTTTCGAACCTTTCCTGCTAAAAGTTACTGTAATTCTTAGAATCATAGAAAGAACATCAAACTCAACTTCATTTCATTCATCCTGAAAATCATGAAATCAAGATACATGTGGATAACTGATAATTACCTTTGTTACGACCACATCCGAAGGAGAAATAGTTTTTCCGGATATGGACGATTTTGTATGGGAATCAGATTCGGTTCAAGGTATTAATGAAGATATAGAATTGAGatttacattacatatatatatgaaatcaAATCAAATTTAGTAAGAGAAGATTGTAAACTTCTAAATATAGATTGATTTTATGAAAATAAGTGGAAACCAAAAGAGAGAAACCTAGATCCATGGAGTGATTTTTTAACATCCCTGATTTTATGGTTGGTGATCAAAATATCAGGtatttattttgaaaaaaaaaaaaaatgaaagattCTTTTGGAGGGAAAGATAAAAAAATTTTGCACAAAAATTAATTAGTTACTTAATATATATCAATAAGTAAATATATGCAAATTGTTGATTCAAAACTTCATAAACTTAATATCAGTAATTGCTTTAAATTACTGGGAAAGATCATAGCCGTCCTGTCAATTTTGTGGGCATGTTCGAAAAATTAAATTGGCCCCTTTTATATACATGTAAGTGTGATTTTTAAATTATTACCCATGAGTTGATGAAATTGATGTCGGAGTGTTGGAGCCGAGcattgtgtgacgatcgctccaaattcatatggacgaacacgtcattcatcgatttcattgcgaggtatttgacctctatatgatacgttttgtaatcattgcattcttttgaaaaggcacaccataaatgaatatttaaatcaaaagttttcgacatctgatgatttctacatatagacaatcaccataaataatagtttacaacagtacttccgttgacaatgcagtcaaaataagatacatggtgatgatttggtgaatgcaacgtttccttgaaaaatatgtcatgtaagactccatgcacatagcttgtctaacatctaagcaaacagcggaagacttctaggaaacctgagaataaacatgctaacaagtgtcaacacaaaggttggtgagttcatagttttaatgtttcgtataatctgtatataaaggtggatcacaagatttcagttgtttcatccagaaacgtttatcaaaatattctacaaaattgagcaccctggtaactaaacttaacgtatatataatttgtaccctttgtataatcatcttaataatacacgcaaaccaacgtgtacgcttctcaaatagcatacgtccgttaaaaggctagtgctctagctcggacggggatatcaagccctatggatccatatactactactcgcgcccaccagttcttataactggcagttactagttaccaaagctaagggattttcggttcaaactcagtgtagaatttagtatgtacttgtatccattgagtttaaaataaagtgcatgtattctcagcccaaaaatatagattgcaaaagcaattaaaaagggagcaaatgaaactcacgcatataaatattgtaaaacggttaataaagcatttgcatgtattctcagcccaaaaatgtaataagtaaaaagggagcaaatgaactcacgcatataaatattgtaaaacagttaataaagcatttgcatgtattctcagcccaaaaatgtaatgagtaaaaagggagcaaatgaaactcaccttagtagcatataaagtcgttcaccaaaatgtaactgaaacacggattaccaaataaccgtagatcttaacctagagaacatatgttggtcaataaatgtctatcaagttaggtcaggtcatagtgtatcacaatcctaatgctcgagatcgacatacaaaagttatccaaagttgtttcaaaaagtcaattttgacaatagttcaacaaaacgagacgtatcttatataaggattcatttactcggttggtaatactcaaaaattcaatttatcaatcttacaaccaagttgtttaaatattaattgcagattcaaaagcaattccaattaacgtcaattataattcagttgatcatatcttttaatccgttcatcgaaactattcgatatctaaatgaaaagttattgatttttcaccagctttccaaaaacatgtatatcatataccttttaccagtaatatatgtatttaattcgtgatctattataaactgtttaacgacgaaatttagcatacacgtatgtataaatatatatactcgagcactagacatggatacacaattaatatataaaagataaaatatgagtgcttacgtatcaatattgagattcaatattgtaggatagtacgtagaagtaacggagatgataaacactgggtttgattcacaaatatacccccgaacattacccataacctccttggcaataacccataatttccttagctctatcccgcttgaaaatcattttgaaagtgacacgctcaagacctcgtcgtagtattttatgtataatattactaataacactaatattactaataatattaggaataataataataataataataataataataataataataataataataataataataataataataataataataatattaataatattaataataagattaataataataataataataataataataataataataataataataataataataataaaaaaaaatacttacagAGTAATTTAAATGAATTCAGAACCAGAAATGatcggcttttatagatgtggtctgtccagggttgccatgcgatcgcatggctggacagtgtaattcccatgcgatcgcatgggaagcttttccagctcacatatgattttgtcatgactcttgtcgacatatttatttatattatatttataatatataatttatataattaattatatattatattaaattcacgtgcatagttgacttgtaatttttattccgataagtcatacgtcatcacttgacttatgtcccggttccggtttttcgaacgtcctatcgtatactgagaaaacttgtactttacgtttcgtgaatcgtacctttgtcaaaatatagtcttaaatcatccataaactataccactcgaggtataacttatacatttgagtgttttggtcatttatttctataaatcatcgtctcgctatttgttaacatataatacatacattttcattttgaaatagtatttcactgtagcaaagacattttttactgtagcaaagtcaatttcactgtagcaaatagtgattttcgaaaacactatagcattttgggtactgtagcaatttgaaaatactgtagcaaattagtgttttactggttcatcttaaacgctttagttaacttatctaaatatcaatcgaatcaataaacgaatgttactatcgtttactaaataacttgaaattatatatatgtatatatctttttaatatacataaatcagtttttaaatacacattgcaagttatttatgaataattaatattccaatatatatatatatatatatatatatatatatatatatatatatatatatatatatatatatatatatatatatatatatatatctattttcaaatagatgttcatgaatcgttggtcaatagtcaaaggttaactgaatatataacattagttcaaaaattttgagaatcaatattacagactttgcttatcgtatcggaaatgttaatcatacaaagattaagtttaaatttgatcagaaatttccgggtcatcacacattggATTACGGAGTATTCGACATTgtttatttattttctttcttaATTTTTTAATTAACAAATAGACCTATGTATATAAAATGGActttatatatgtaatattaagatatatttttTGGTCACTTATATATATTGGGGCACTGTTCCGCTACACGCCTTACACGCCACAATATCCGGCCCTGGAAATATATACTGTTGTGTTACATTGAAAATGATATATGTAAAGATGATTACAACTGCTTTATGTAGGATTAAAAAGAACCCAAAAAACATGGTTTGTACTTGCTATAAGGCAGAATGTTTGCCATACCAAAACACCAAGGTAACAAAACTACATGAACTCTGAGAGTTTTCGAGgagtaataaaattaaaaattattatttctattttgttTACGGAAGCACAATATATTTACTTTTAGTTTTTGTAAACACTCTTCAACTGATTACCATACCCCCAAAAACAATTTACTTTCACGGTGGAGTCTTAAATTCAGCCTATCCGAGAAAGCGGAAAGGGGAGTAATATTACTTCACGCGGCTTATTCGGGTTATTTATTCGGGTTAATTTCAACCGTTTCTGACCCATATCATGCCCACCAAAAATAGTAACAAGCCAAAGTTTAAACATGAGAGCTCAAGTGACCATATCGATGACAGTTACGCTATCTTGGATGGGATGGTTATGGTCTAAAAGTGTCACTTTTATGACTTTTAGGGTCAGTTAGACtaaataactttttttttttcctttctaaaaagggtttttttttttacataaaaaGTTAAATAAATTTAATTTGTAAATGGATGCTAATATAAATCGGCCTTGAGGAACAGGACCAACAGGTTGACCATGGCACCATTAAAATAAATTGTAAGCATAACTGCAGCCAAATAATTTTTAACTCTAATTCTTGTTTGTAGCATATTCTTCAAACTCATCATAATTAATACATACCTGTTAGCCCAACAATATGTTTGTGCATTACATTCACCCCTTTTATTTGTCTTTCGTTGCATCTCCGGTCGGTACAATGTCTACTTTTTTTCCACGAAAAATAAGTCAACGAGTTGGATTAATTTAAGTTTTTTGTAAAATTATGGTACCTTTAGTAACCCTTTTGCGATGATTATACTGTTGCGGTTTGTAAGTTTAAGCTTATGATATTGATCGTGAGTTGTGCATTTGTGTATATCGATCTTGATAGGTGAATTTGTGCACCCGGAAAATTAGGGCATACCAAACCGGTTCAGCACTTCAGTCGGATAATAATTTCAATCAACCACAAGCCCAACTGTAGGCTAGGCCCAACTGTAGATTAGGCCCAAATTGTGGTTAGGAAATGATGATTAGGCCCAGATGACTTGATGATTGAAATTTACTAGTGGGTATTCCATTTTATAGTCACTCTAATTTCCTTATTTCCCACTTTAAGAAGTAATCAATGAGTCTTCACAAGCTtctttacttttaaagttcatataTGCTATTATTTTGAGTTTAATGTTGTTATAAAATGTATATCAacacttttaattatatttatatattataatttttttcTAAAGACATGGAGTCACTTTAATCATATTACTTGTAATACAGATGCAATTTGGCATTCGTATGATCTACGTACAACAATTACGACTACTAATAAGCTTATAGTAATAAatgtatttattaatatcatcCCGGTAGGGTCCACTGTAGGTCTGGTTACAAGCATATATCAATAAGCTTATAGCAATTTGCTTAGATATCAATAAGCTGTTTCAAATTGATGGGAACCATATACTCCTGTGTTCCATTATATATAAAATCCGAAAATATGCTTGCAGCTGATTCTGTAGGATGAAAAAGATCCCAAAAAACATGATCTCTTCTGTTTGGGCAATATCTTGATGTAGGAATACAGGGTGCATCTGCGTTTAAGTTACCAAGTCCACAACACGCTTCTTTTATATTCGTAAACCCTACAATAAAATGTGAATCATGAGTTCATATAGTTTCATATATAACATTGTTACATATTTTTATATCTGTAACATAGAAAGGTAAAATTAGTTTGTTGATAATTGCTAATATATACCATAATTCTGGGCTTTACGGAATAGGTCAATCATGGCACCATATAAATCAAAGTAAGCAAAATTCAAGCCAACTGATTCTGACTTCAGTTCTTGTAGCATAATCTTCAAACCATCATTATACTTGTTAGACCAATAATTTGTTTCGACATTGCATTCGCCTGTCCTGCTTGTCTTTCGTTGCACTGGGCAACAACCTATCGCTGCAGCACCAGTCACCACTACTTTTCGCGCGCCCAATCCATACAATGTCTACATTCACAAAAATTAAATCAAAAGAGTTAAATAATCATTATTATCAACTTATTCGTAATTTGTTACTCAATTAAGACCTAAAGGAGCACCTTAAGTAATCCTTTGTAACTAGACAGCATGCGTTCGATATATTGTTGTGGTGTTGAAATGTTGATGATCGAGGAACCGGGAGAGAAATAGACGAGCAGATCGTTGCTTCCGATAACTATTGTGAATATTGATTTGGATAGGTGCATTTTGGCAGTTGATGGTCCCAATTGTTGGACTAGTTTGTCATGAACCATAGATAAGTAGTCCACCTGATGTGCTAGTGATATATATTCTACCTGTAGTTTCACATTGAtagtatttaaatatattattatgtgTAAAACAAAATGCGGGGATAGCTCAGTTGGGAGAGCGTCAGACTGAAGATCTGAAGGTCACGTGTTCGATCCACTTTCACCGCAATCTacatttatattatttttacaattattttgAGCTTTTATAGTTTCAATTACTCTTACATAATTTTGACCGGTTTCATTTAGTATGCCTGAGCCTCCAGATGCAAAGCTGACTCCAGTGATTGGTGGTGTGGCTCCGTTGACCAAAGATAGATATGGTGGTGAAGTTTGTAACCCCATTTTTTTTGCTGCAAAAAAAACCcaatataataatataacttataactTATAATAACCCTttcccccaaaaaaaaaaaaaaaaatatataacttataacTAAAAATAATAAATGCGTATGTAATAAGTTTGTTGTTGTGATATATGAATGTTTATAATTTGAAATAAACATGACGTATAATACCAATAAAGTCAGCAGCGTTTTCGCCATTGCTGAATCTTCCGGTAAATTTCGCATCACGATAATCGACGCCATTGTGAGGAAAATTTGCTTTGGCAATTGAAAGCGGCAAATAATTATTATTTCCGACGTCAACTAACGAGTCCCCTAGCATATAAAGTGCAGGTACAACTGATTGAGCGTTACATAGACCAACTGGTAATTTAGTAATTAACATCAAAATACACACAAACAATGTAATATTAGGACCACCATTTATGAAAGTATTAATGGCCATGATCAATCTGTGTGTGTTTGTTTAAATTGTTTGATGGATTTGGAAGGTGGGGAAATGATGGATTTATAAAGGGAGTGAAAAAGGTGTTTGAGTCAACGTTCAGATCAAGTGGTTCCGTTATTACGTGATACCGAGTATGTTTAAGTGTACGTACAGGCTCTCCGTTGCGGATAATATTGTTATGAAACGCAAGTTAGGGTATGTATATTATACTAGCCCGTGTGTTGCCCGTGCTTTActgataacatttgtatcgaaaacattatTATTGAATACTAACGCATTGATTATTAACTCTTTCCGTTGAAATCGTTTTAACTTCAACTGATAAATAATCGATAAAACACCGAACACGACACCCCTAAAAAGTAGTTTTAAAACGGAtcgttaaaaataatattttatgtacatctctatgtttttagtacaaaataatttaatgtatcaaaatctcAAACG
The window above is part of the Rutidosis leptorrhynchoides isolate AG116_Rl617_1_P2 chromosome 1, CSIRO_AGI_Rlap_v1, whole genome shotgun sequence genome. Proteins encoded here:
- the LOC139851344 gene encoding GDSL esterase/lipase At5g55050-like, translating into MAINTFINGGPNITLFVCILMLITKLPVGLCNAQSVVPALYMLGDSLVDVGNNNYLPLSIAKANFPHNGVDYRDAKFTGRFSNGENAADFIAKKMGLQTSPPYLSLVNGATPPITGVSFASGGSGILNETGQNYVEYISLAHQVDYLSMVHDKLVQQLGPSTAKMHLSKSIFTIVIGSNDLLVYFSPGSSIINISTPQQYIERMLSSYKGLLKTLYGLGARKVVVTGAAAIGCCPVQRKTSRTGECNVETNYWSNKYNDGLKIMLQELKSESVGLNFAYFDLYGAMIDLFRKAQNYGFTNIKEACCGLGNLNADAPCIPTSRYCPNRRDHVFWDLFHPTESAASIFSDFIYNGTQEYMVPINLKQLIDI